Proteins encoded within one genomic window of Anopheles gambiae chromosome 3, idAnoGambNW_F1_1, whole genome shotgun sequence:
- the LOC5668034 gene encoding zinc finger protein 57, producing MNVAANRHIKEETSNEHHAGEGCDGEDGAGRDIGQGNDGEAAEEDRECQQQQQQHQRSTRTIYSLNMNVCRLCLSEGHGHLQPVYYAQDSPDEILLQKILELTTVEITYAIDFPTSVCLECLAKLDEFTHFRRQCIENNEMLKLKYYELKAEAEAEDAQYCSKQELKDEEALQLAGVKQEEEFIQLERSAVIAEDEQNGAPVDEQVTYVEEEEPAGNEIIIGDGGQDEYGADEQPVAGTKIQYVSEDGTMTEYITAGAIVRREAGSPELEEPAGGVGEAPQEIYYTVGTDTYAIPAVGGTEAAGGGGYVPQVYADQTEIECTTIEDHLPEEYVEEVPAVTMTAPNMAPNSGTHPVLAASRGRHDRPFVCKHCKTSFKYEHNYDRHMKNHAKVLYRCGKCSKTFVKLRKCQQHFLKAHSSQRYECDICYRTYSLPTRLENHVIEMHSVNGMYRCDRCQGELFTTYLDFKAHRLRYHPRTEESTAVGTAGADTTPAIIKQTSFFDAVHMEHVLMSNNSCTSPGGGSPTPSSEEDQQQQQQQPAKELPPARGKRPSTGSGPATPRTRTRTNGHNNRAAKAQKLHATITTTPQSSAQHEVILIDDDEQQHQQQQQQQHQLEDSPLPNGGASTPTVHRELLQQIEESEANSLGPKMYTCDSCPKQFVHLNNLKAHIYAEHDNDKPFKCKVCPISFKTKEILVMHMLLHTQNNGTT from the exons TGAACACCATGCTGGTGAAGGTTGCGACGGTGAGGACGGCGCTGGAAGGGACATTGGACAGGGGAATGATGGAGAAGCAGCCGAAGAAGACAGAGaatgtcagcagcagcagcagcagcatcagcgcaGCACGCGCACGATCTACAGTCTCAATATGAACGTGTGCCGGTTGTGTCTGTCGGAAGGCCACGGGCACCTTCAGCCCGTTTACTACGCGCAGGACTCGCCGGACGAGATACTGCTGCAAAAGATACTGGAGCTGACCACGGTGGAG ATCACCTACGCGATCGATTTTCCCACCAGCGTGTGCTTGGAGTGTCTGGCCAAGCTGGACGAGTTTACCCACTTCCGGCGGCAGTGCATCGAGAACAATGAAATGCTGAAGCTGAAATACTACGAGCTGAAGGCGGAAGCGGAAGCGGAGGACGCACAGTACTGCTCGAAGCAGGAGCTGAAGGACGAGGAGGCGCTGCAGCTGGCGGGCGTGAAGCAGGAGGAAGAGTTCATCCAGCTCGAACGATCGGCCGTCATTGCGGAGGACGAGCAGAACGGTGCCCCAGTCGACGAGCAGGTGACGTacgtggaggaggaggagccgGCCGGCAATGAGATTATCATCGGCGATGGGGGGCAGGACGAGTACGGCGCGGACGAGCAGCCAGTGGCCGGCACGAAAATACAGTACGTCTCGGAGGACGGCACCATGACGGAGTACATTACGGCCGGTGCGATCGTGCGCCGGGAAGCTGGCAGTCCCGAGCTGGAGGAACCGGCCGGCGGTGTTGGTGAAGCGCCGCAGGAGATTTACTACACCGTTGGCACGGACACGTACGCCATTCCGGCGGTGGGCGGTACGGAAGcggccggcggtggtggctaCGTGCCACAGGTGTACGCCGACCAAACCGAGATCGAGTGTACCACGATCGAGGACCATCTGCCGGAGGAGTACGTGGAGGAGGTACCCGCCGTCACGATGACGGCCCCAAACATGGCCCCGAACAGTGGCACCCACCCGGTGCTGGCTGCGTCCCGCGGCCGCCACGATCGCCCTTTCGTGTGCAAACACTGCAAAACGAGCTTCAAGTACGAGCACAACTACGACCGGCACATGAAAAACCACGCCAAGGTGCTGTACCGCTGTGGCAAGTGTTCGAAAACGTTCGTGAAGCTGCGCAAGTGCCAGCAGCACTTCCTGAAGGCACACTCCTCCCAGCGATACGAGTGTGACATCTGCTACCGGACGTACAGCTTGCCGACGCGGCTGGAAAACCACGTAATCGAGATGCACTCGGTGAACGGTATGTATCGGTGCGACCGGTGCCAGGGCGAGCTGTTCACCACCTACCTGGACTTTAAGGCGCACCGGTTGCGCTACCACCCGCGTACCGAGGAGTCCACGGCGGTAGGGACGGCCGGCGCCGACACGACGCCCGCCATCATCAAGCAGACGTCGTTCTTCGATGCGGTGCACATGGAGCACGTGCTCATGTCGAACAATTCCTGCACATCACCGGGCGGCGGCAGTCCCACGCCCAGCTCGGAGGaagaccagcagcagcagcagcagcaacccgcGAAGGAACTACCGCCCGCCCGGGGCAAACGTCCATCCACGGGGAGTGGTCCCGCAACGCCCCGCACACGAACGCGCACCAATGGCCATAACAATCGCGCAGCGAAGGCGCAAAAACTGCACGCAACCATAACGACGACTCCGCAATCATCTGCACAGCACGAGGTCATCCTAATAGATGACGATgaacagcaacatcagcagcagcagcagcaacagcaccaactAGAAGATTCGCCACTCCCGAACGGCGGCGCCAGCACACCGACGGTGCACCgggagctgctgcagcagatcgAGGAGAGTGAGGCGAACTCGCTCGGTCCCAAAATGTACACCTGCGACAGCTGCCCGAAGCAGTTCGTCCATCTGAACAACCTGAAAGCGCACATCTACGCCGAGCACGACAATGACAAACCGTTCAAGTGCAAGGTCTGCCCGATTTCGTTCAAAACGAAGGAAATTCTCGTGATGCATATG CTACTCCACACACAGAACAACGGTACCACTTAA
- the LOC1280883 gene encoding uncharacterized protein DDB_G0284459, with the protein MTLPEALLKRLAKRGIIPDGAGKQNTAGTNDSHPAKGAPSTAEGDSDRDHRERDSDASSDRDSDDHGENDDDEEDDELDEERREADAVNEEIIAEDYDEYDQVNPDSFEYAAKKKSNPAQDWTEKMKQKMTKRYGYQSVEACQNKYNVYHLCTMYCVKRYGEADFEIEKDYDKRVKRLLERYPLPKNWRKEYDVGCKAFYFYNKDTRIVSWLPPTHPDAKLSKSAKVLRRELMEEQKQKEAASEAVPPTVVVESYPPAAAPPAKPLIGPANTGAQLPPVPPVGLENLKPPVVNPPKRPPKPSGSGREDEKRSRTFSSGNDAGNDTGMSETDRDREYRERNRDRRDRDRRDRDRSPAPRGDDNRFGNRDRNRDRDRDRDRDHHHRDRRPPRGPPKSAPLDPMDPAAYSDIPRGTWSAGLEQPTSGGSKKEKDVGKSKHSRAGDEDTDGGRTAADGDDGEGAHEVLKISAVKEFHQEDNDDDEDAD; encoded by the exons ATGACGCTACCCGAGGCGCTTCTGAAGCGTCTTGCCAAGCGTGGCATCATACCGGACGGGGCCGGTAAGCAAAACACTGCCGGAACGAACGATTCGCATCCAGCGAAAGGAGCACCGTCTACGGCGGAAGGTGACTCGGACCGTGACCACCGGGAGCGTGATTCCGATGCTTCTAGCGACCGCGATTCGGACGACCACGGCGAAAACGACGAtgacgaggaggacgatgagCTGGACGAGGAGCGCCGTGAGGCGGACGCGGTGAACGAGGAAATCATCGCGGAAGACTACGACGAGTACGATCAGGTGAATCCGGACTCGTTCGAGTATGCggcgaaaaagaaaagcaacccAGCGCAGGACTGGACGGAAAAGATGAAGCAAAAGATGACCAAACGGTACGGCTACCAGTCGGTGGAGGCGTGCCAGAACAAGTACAACGTGTACCATCTCTGCACGATGTACTGCGTCAAGCGGTACGGGGAGGCGGACTTCGAGATCGAGAAGGACTACGACAAGCGCGTCAAGCGGCTGCTCGAGCGCTACCCGCTGCCGAAGAACTGGCGCAAGGAGTACGACGTCGGCTGCAAAGCGTTCTACTTCTACAACAAGGACACGCGCATTGTCTCCTGGCTGCCGCCGACCCATCCGGATGCGAAGCTGTCGAAAAGTGCGAAAGTGCTGCGGCGCGAGCTGATGGAAgagcagaagcagaaggagGCGGCGAGCGAAGCCGTCCCGCCAACGGTTGTGGTGGAAAGCTATCCACCGGCGGCAGCGCCACCGGCCAAACCGTTGATCGGGCCGGCTAATACTGGCGCCCAGCTGCCACCGGTACCGCCGGTGGGACTGGAAAATCTTAAACCACCCGTTGTGAACCCCCCGAAACGACCGCCAAAGCCATCGGGTAGTGGACGGGAGGATGAGAAGCGATCGCGCACGTTCTCGTCCGGTAATGATGCCGGGAATGATACGGGCATGTCCGAGACGGATCGGGATCGCGAGTATCGGGAGCGCAATCGAGATAGAAGGGACCGTGACCGAAGAGATCGCGATCGCAGTCCAGCGCCGAGGGGTGATGA CAATCGTTTCGGCAATCGCGATCGAAACCGTGATCGTGACCGCGACCGGGACCGGGATCACCATCACCGTGACCGTCGTCCACCGCGTGGACCCCCCAAATCCGCCCCACTCGACCCGATGGATCCGGCTGCCTATTCGGACATACCGCGCGGCACCTGGTCGGCCGGGCTGGAGCAGCCCACGTCGGGAGGCtcgaagaaggaaaaggacgtcggcaaaagcaaacactcGCGAGCCGGCGATGAAGATACCGACGGTGGACGGACGGCTGCGGACGGTGACGACGGGGAAGGTGCCCACGAGGTGCTGAAGATTTCGGCCGTGAAAGAATTCCACCAGGAAGACAatgacgacgatgaggatGCGGATTGA